A DNA window from Hevea brasiliensis isolate MT/VB/25A 57/8 chromosome 2, ASM3005281v1, whole genome shotgun sequence contains the following coding sequences:
- the LOC110646349 gene encoding uncharacterized protein LOC110646349 yields the protein MGCERRTSHIIYTIFFVWFLLFSRVHGSRSHDPESLEASIHNYAMEALVKRRTGTLLNVSLPANFSGIQASVVRLRSSSLWEKGVNFTSFYIPPRVIPFPFGRRVAIVYHNLGNWSSYYYEVPNYSLVAPVIGFVAYDASNLSALGNETLKFSALGSPIVVSFPNTGIGALKNGNAELKCVKFNDGGLVQFRNLTEGRCLTQGDGHFSIAIPSSESKKKKSWAWRVIGFAAGFIGLVLVVVIMITAYKLVRSKKIREMEGESEKGVAFDTKWIGRSKMPSASMVRTQPALEHGDIP from the coding sequence ATGGGTTGTGAAAGAAGAACCTCGCACATCATCTACACCATCTTCTTTGTCTGGTTTTTGTTGTTTTCCAGGGTTCATGGGTCAAGAAGCCATGATCCTGAGTCCTTAGAAGCATCGATTCACAATTACGCAATGGAAGCATTAGTAAAGCGACGTACAGGTACTCTGTTAAATGTTTCTCTGCCTGCAAATTTCTCTGGCATACAAGCCTCAGTTGTTAGATTAAGAAGCAGTAGTTTGTGGGAAAAAGGAGTCAATTTTACTTCCTTCTATATTCCACCAAGGGTTATTCCATTCCCATTTGGCAGGAGAGTTGCTATTGTATATCATAACTTGGGGAATTGGTCTTCTTATTACTACGAAGTCCCTAATTATTCTTTAGTTGCTCCTGTTATTGGTTTCGTGGCTTATGATGCTTCAAATTTAAGTGCATTAGGCAATGAAACGCTCAAATTCAGCGCCCTGGGTTCACCCATTGTAGTCAGTTTTCCCAATACTGGGATTGGGGCATTAAAAAATGGCAATGCAGAACTGAAATGTGTCAAATTTAATGACGGTGGTTTGGTCCAGTTCAGGAACTTAACTGAGGGAAGATGCCTTACACAAGGCGATGGCCATTTTTCCATTGCTATTCCTTCTTCAGAAAGCAAGAAAAAAAAGAGTTGGGCTTGGCGGGTGATAGGATTTGCAGCTGGATTTATAGGACTGGTTTTGGTGGTGGTGATTATGATCACAGCCTATAAACTAGTGAGGAGTAAGAAAATTAGAGAAATGGAAGGAGAATCAGAAAAAGGGGTGGCTTTTGACACAAAATGGATTGGGAGGAGTAAAATGCCTTCTGCTTCAATGGTTAGGACCCAGCCAGCCCTTGAGCACGGTGACATTCCTTGA
- the LOC110646351 gene encoding protein CURVATURE THYLAKOID 1A, chloroplastic — translation MAATVYAAAASSSSMAATTAAFIPPASRTTRCSALPYLPPRISSQSFRPSIKQVSESRRFPLIQIRASSSEESTSLDAGELFTDLKAKWDALENKSTVILYGGGAIVAVWLSSILVGAINSVPLLPKIMELVGLGYTGWFVYRYLLFKSSRKELATDIEALKKKIAGTE, via the exons ATGGCAGCGACGGTTTATGCGGCGGCAGCATCCTCCTCTTCCATGGCAGCTACCACCGCCGCCTTCATTCCACCCGCCAGCAGAACCACACGCTGTTCGGCCTTGCCTTACCTCCCACCTCGCATATCATCCCAATCATTCCGCCCTTCCATAAAACAAGTGTCAG AGTCCCGCAGGTTCCCTCTCATTCAGATTAGGGCCTCTTCATCAGAAGAATCCACTTCTCTTGATGCTGGTGAGCTTTTCACAGACTTGAAGGCAAAG TGGGATGCACTTGAAAACAAGTCTACGGTAATTCTCTATGGAGGTGGGGCCATAGTTGCTGTTTGGCTATCATCGATCCTTGTGGGAGCCATCAACTCAGTACCTTTG CTGCCCAAGATCATGGAGTTGGTTGGGCTTGGATATACTGGATGGTTTGTTTACAGATACCTTCTCTTCAAG TCAAGCAGAAAAGAACTGGCAACAGATATTGAAGCATTGAAGAAGAAGATTGCTGGAACTGAATAA
- the LOC110646348 gene encoding BTB/POZ domain-containing protein POB1 → MKGSNSDLFDPRTDMESLYSRGASSSDGDFGFAFNDVNFSDRLLRIEIMSESPDNRSFGEGCTSIADWARHRKRRREDVKKDNAVEVSVGAEEQILSCNQPDMESCVGCENQDEEAVAMIEESPSGDEAADCNESAWSMDCSAVVRVKTLHISSPILAAKSPFFYKLFSNGMRESEQRHVTLRINASEEAALMDLLNFMYSSTLSNTTAPGLLDVLMAADKFEVASCMRYCSRLLRNMAMTPESALLYLELPSSVLMAEAVQPLTDAAKQYLASRYRDITKFQEDVMSLPLAGIEAILSSDDLQVASEDAVYDFVLKWARAQYPRPEERREVLGSRLARYIRFPYMTCRKLKKVLVCSDFDHDVASKLVLEALFFKAEAPHRQRTLTAEESASLNRRFVERAYKYRPVKVVEFELPRQQCVVYLDLKREECANLFPSGRVYSQAFHLGGQGFFLSAHCNMDQQSSFHCFGLFLGMQEKGSVSFAVDYEFAARTKPTEEFVSKYKGNYTFTGGKAVGYRNLFAIPWTSFMAEDSLYFINGVLHLRAELTIRH, encoded by the exons ATGAAAGGCTCGAACTCGGATCTTTTCGACCCCAGAACGGATATGGAGTCGCTCTATTCCCGTGGGGCTTCTTCTTCAGACGGAGATTTTGGTTTCGCCTTTAATGATGTTAATTTTTCCGACCGGCTTCTTCGGATCGAGATTATGAGTGAGTCTCCTGATAACAGGTCTTTTGGCGAGGGGTGCACTAGTATTGCCGATTGGGCTAGGCACCGCAAGAGAAGGAGAGAAGATGTCAAGAAGGACAATG CTGTGGAGGTCTCTGTAGGCGCTGAGGAGCAGATTTTAAGTTGTAACCAACCTGATATGGAAAGTTGTGTGGGCTGTGAAAATCAAGATGAGGAAGCAGTGGCAATGATTGAAGAGTCACCTTCAG GTGATGAAGCAGCAGATTGTAATGAATCAGCCTGGAGCATGGATTGCTCTGCGGTTGTGAGAGTTAAAACATTACACATCAGCTCTCCCATCTTAGCAGCAAAAAGTCCATTTTTCTACAAG CTCTTCTCAAATGGGATGAGAGAGTCTGAGCAGCGGCATGTGACACTACGGATCAATGCCTCTG AGGAGGCTGCCCTCATGGACCTTCTGAATTTTATGTACAGCAGTACTTTATCTAATACTACAGCTCCTGGCTTGCTTGATGTGCTGATGGCTGCTGATAAATTTGAGGTTGCTTCATGCATGAGGTATTGCAGCAGACTATTGCGTAACATGGCTATGACACCAGAGTCTGCTTTGCTTTATCTAGAGCTTCCCTCCAGTGTCTTAATGGCTGAAGCAGTCCAACCATTGACTGATGCTGCCAAGCAATACCTTGCATCTCGTTATAGGGACATAACCAA GTTCCAAGAAGATGTTATGTCTTTGCCCCTGGCTGGAATCGAGGCAATTTTGTCTAGTGATGATCTGCAGGTTGCATCAGAAGATGCTGTATATGATTTTGTGTTGAAGTGGGCCAGGGCTCAGTACCCAAGACCAGAGGAGCGCCGTGAAGTCCTGGGTTCACGTCTAGCACGGTACATTCGCTTCCCTTACATGACTTGCCGGAAGCTAAAGAAGGTTTTAGTATGTAGTGACTTTGATCATGATGTTGCATCCAAGCTTGTGCTTGAGGCCCTTTTTTTCAAGGCTGAGGCCCCGCATCGCCAACGAACCCTCACAGCAGAGGAGTCTGCATCTTTGAATCGTCGTTTTGTGGAGCGTGCATACAAGTATAGGCCAGTTAAGGTGGTAGAATTTGAACTACCTAGGCAGCAATGCGTGGTGTACCTGGACTTGAAGAGGGAAGAGTGTGCAAATTTGTTCCCATCTGGACGGGTGTATTCTCAGGCATTCCACCTTGGCGGTCAAGGATTTTTCTTGTCGGCACATTGCAACATGGATCAGCAAAGCTCTTTCCATTGTTTTGGATTGTTTTTGGGGATGCAGGAGAAAGGGTCTGTGAGCTTTGCTGTGGATTATGAATTTGCGGCCAGGACAAAGCCAACTGAAGAGTTTGTCAGCAAATACAAAGGGAACTACACATTCACTGGAGGCAAGGCAGTTGGCTACCGAAATTTATTTGCCATACCATGGACTTCCTTCATGGCTGAAGATAGTCTTTACTTTATAAATGGTGTACTGCATCTTAGAGCTGAGCTCACTATCAGGCACTGA